The Spirosoma radiotolerans genome has a window encoding:
- the queG gene encoding tRNA epoxyqueuosine(34) reductase QueG yields the protein MHSPASHYTQLIKAKAAALGFDFCGVAKADFLEDEAPRLETWLKNGMHGQMNYMANHFDKRLDPRLLVDDAKSVLTVLLNYYPEQKLPEGDDDLKLSKYAYGTDYHFVIKDKLKDLLTFIHDEIGEVGGRAFVDSAPVMDKAWAKRAGLGWVGKHTNLINREIGSFFFIGELILDLELEPDGPITDYCGTCTRCIDACPTDAIVGPYVVDGSKCISYFTIELKEAIPTEVQGKFNNWMFGCDICQDVCPWNRFARPHKTPAFDPHPDLAKLTKTDWEEITEDVFREIFRRSAVKRTKLEGLKRNISFVAPTADPSRSE from the coding sequence ATGCACTCGCCAGCCAGCCATTATACGCAACTCATTAAAGCGAAAGCCGCAGCCTTAGGCTTTGACTTTTGCGGGGTGGCTAAAGCCGATTTTCTGGAAGATGAAGCGCCCCGGTTAGAAACCTGGTTGAAAAATGGGATGCATGGCCAGATGAATTATATGGCCAATCATTTCGACAAACGACTGGACCCTCGGTTGCTGGTCGATGATGCAAAATCAGTACTAACGGTACTACTTAATTATTATCCCGAGCAGAAACTTCCTGAAGGTGATGATGATTTGAAATTATCCAAATACGCCTACGGCACCGATTATCACTTTGTTATAAAAGACAAACTAAAAGATTTACTGACTTTTATACATGACGAAATTGGCGAGGTAGGCGGGCGTGCTTTCGTTGATTCGGCACCGGTAATGGATAAGGCCTGGGCCAAACGTGCCGGGCTTGGCTGGGTGGGCAAACATACGAATCTGATCAATAGAGAGATCGGTTCGTTTTTCTTTATCGGCGAACTGATTCTTGATCTGGAACTGGAGCCCGACGGTCCCATAACCGATTACTGCGGTACCTGTACGCGTTGCATCGACGCCTGCCCGACCGATGCCATTGTTGGTCCATATGTGGTCGATGGTAGTAAGTGCATTTCCTATTTTACCATTGAACTGAAAGAAGCCATTCCAACTGAAGTCCAGGGGAAATTTAACAACTGGATGTTTGGTTGTGATATTTGCCAGGACGTGTGCCCCTGGAACCGCTTTGCCCGCCCCCATAAAACACCCGCCTTCGACCCTCACCCCGACTTAGCCAAATTGACTAAAACCGATTGGGAAGAAATTACGGAAGATGTTTTCCGGGAAAT